In Thermodesulfobacteriota bacterium, one genomic interval encodes:
- a CDS encoding radical SAM protein, whose protein sequence is MSAAEASTRLLACDRRGRIADRPGLALAGQVGTRWVPVPEEDLVPVPEGTKVFFLPGSRAVGWDEAAGKPRVLPGAQAVAAMLQAGYTRTHLPAAAYPKGGPPRYGCHGYLPLWAYAAVGWRDGRMVAAAFRVDPMDHSETCHYDDREIAPRVEEKVAAARDNRLVRHLARCALEYHCFAAKNWFMERWEAPLPAAPACNARCVGCISLQPADCCPASQDRIGFVPSVAELAQVAVPHLDQVPRAIASFGQGCEGEPLLVADTLESATAAFRARTARGTVHLNTNGSLPGALRRVARAGLDSVRISLNSPRPETYAAYYRPAGYRFADVAESVRVAVGEGLYTALNLLVFPGVTDHPAEVEALEALVAQTGLHMVHLRNLSIDPRLYLEHLPPELSRGRGALGLRNLAVHLKRRFPRLDLGYFNRPKEDFGSPRVDELPWAKTALAQAAGSPEVAPP, encoded by the coding sequence GTGAGCGCGGCAGAGGCAAGCACCCGGCTCCTGGCCTGCGACCGCCGGGGGCGCATCGCCGACCGGCCCGGGCTCGCCCTGGCAGGGCAGGTGGGCACGCGCTGGGTCCCGGTGCCCGAGGAAGACCTGGTGCCGGTGCCCGAGGGCACCAAGGTCTTCTTCCTGCCCGGAAGCCGGGCCGTGGGGTGGGACGAGGCCGCCGGGAAGCCCCGGGTGCTCCCCGGCGCCCAGGCCGTGGCCGCCATGCTCCAGGCCGGCTATACCCGCACCCACCTCCCCGCCGCGGCCTACCCGAAGGGCGGCCCGCCCCGCTACGGGTGCCACGGCTACCTGCCGCTCTGGGCCTATGCCGCCGTGGGGTGGAGAGACGGCCGGATGGTCGCCGCGGCCTTCCGCGTGGACCCCATGGACCACTCCGAGACCTGCCACTACGACGACCGGGAGATCGCGCCCCGGGTCGAGGAGAAGGTTGCGGCCGCCAGGGACAACCGCCTGGTGCGCCACCTGGCCCGGTGTGCCCTGGAGTACCACTGCTTCGCCGCCAAGAACTGGTTCATGGAGCGGTGGGAGGCCCCCCTCCCCGCGGCGCCGGCGTGCAACGCCCGGTGCGTGGGGTGCATCAGCCTCCAACCGGCGGACTGCTGCCCCGCCTCCCAGGACCGCATCGGGTTCGTGCCCTCGGTAGCGGAGCTCGCCCAGGTGGCGGTGCCCCACCTGGACCAGGTGCCCCGGGCCATCGCGAGCTTCGGCCAGGGGTGCGAGGGCGAGCCGCTCCTCGTAGCCGACACCCTGGAGTCCGCGACGGCGGCCTTCCGGGCCCGCACGGCCCGGGGCACGGTGCACCTCAACACCAACGGGAGCCTGCCCGGGGCACTTCGCCGGGTGGCCCGGGCGGGCCTGGATTCGGTGCGCATCAGCCTCAACTCCCCCCGCCCCGAGACCTACGCCGCCTACTACCGCCCCGCGGGCTACCGCTTCGCCGACGTGGCGGAGTCGGTGCGGGTCGCGGTGGGGGAGGGGCTCTACACCGCCCTGAACCTGCTCGTCTTCCCCGGGGTCACCGACCACCCGGCCGAGGTGGAGGCCCTGGAGGCCCTGGTGGCGCAGACCGGCCTCCACATGGTCCACCTGCGAAACCTCTCCATCGACCCGCGCCTCTACCTGGAGCACCTGCCCCCGGAGCTCTCCCGAGGCCGGGGCGCCCTGGGGCTGCGAAACCTCGCGGTGCACCTCAAGCGCCGGTTTCCCCGCCTGGATCTGGGCTACTTCAACCGCCCCAAGGAAGACTTCGGGAGCCCCCGGGTCGACGAGCTCCCCTGGGCGAAGACGGCGCTGGCCCAAGCCGCGGGTTCCCCGGAGGTGGCTCCGCCGTGA
- a CDS encoding rhomboid family intramembrane serine protease — MIPIRDTIPSRRVPFVLYGIIALNALAFFYELGLGPREIEVFFHRYGLVPVRYSDPRVSAHFGLLDQGLPFVSSMFLHGGWLHILGNMWSLWIFGDNVEDWFGHVGFALFYLGCGVAAGLLHLFFNWGSALPTIGASGAVAGVMGAYFLLYPRARILTLVPIFVFVTFVELPAFVFLGLWFLLQFLSGTAAAASGGAGGIAWWAHVGGFVAGAAVVFFLGGARPRRPPAGGRRPTMKPLWEKVDQYW; from the coding sequence GTGATCCCCATTCGCGACACGATCCCGAGCCGGCGCGTCCCCTTCGTGCTCTACGGGATCATCGCGCTCAACGCCCTGGCGTTCTTCTACGAGCTGGGCCTGGGGCCCCGGGAGATCGAGGTCTTCTTCCACCGCTACGGGCTCGTCCCGGTGCGCTACTCCGACCCCCGGGTGTCGGCCCACTTCGGCCTCCTGGACCAGGGGCTCCCCTTCGTGTCCTCCATGTTCCTCCACGGCGGGTGGCTCCACATCCTCGGCAACATGTGGAGCCTGTGGATCTTCGGGGACAACGTGGAGGACTGGTTCGGCCACGTGGGGTTTGCCCTCTTCTACCTGGGCTGCGGCGTGGCGGCGGGGCTCCTGCACCTGTTCTTCAACTGGGGGTCGGCCCTGCCCACCATCGGGGCCTCCGGGGCGGTGGCGGGGGTCATGGGGGCCTACTTCCTCCTCTATCCCCGGGCCCGGATCCTCACCCTGGTGCCCATCTTCGTCTTCGTCACCTTCGTGGAGCTGCCGGCCTTCGTCTTCCTGGGCCTGTGGTTCCTCCTCCAGTTTCTGAGCGGCACGGCGGCGGCCGCCTCGGGGGGGGCCGGGGGCATCGCCTGGTGGGCCCACGTGGGCGGGTTCGTGGCCGGGGCGGCGGTGGTCTTCTTCCTCGGGGGCGCCCGGCCCCGACGGCCCCCGGCAGGGGGGCGAAGGCCCACCATGAAACCCCTCTGGGAAAAGGTGGACCAGTACTGGTGA
- a CDS encoding adenine deaminase C-terminal domain-containing protein, which produces MIPCTPALRARLIAVAQELEAPDLLVRGARVWSPFTGEVAPADVAVCGDRIARVGPWAGPVGEGTEVLEAAGMVAVPGYVEPHTHPWPFANPLSLGEAAACRGTTCLVYDDLLLHLALGTDRLRALTRELSAASLPHVFWVARMASQSRFEGEEEVFSREAVTRLLREPHVLATGEMTRWTDFLDPERAPRLLEIVEDARALGKFADGHTAGASARRLPALAAAGLRSCHEAINAEEALDRLRQGLWVLLRNSSLRRDLPVLLPALEETGFADRLAYTTDGAKAHHVEEAGLTDHLLRLALGAGVPASTAYRMATLNPATFLRLEEDLGAVAPGRVAHVNLLRDLADPTPEVVVCRGRVAARGGQLLAPPPSASFPWRRHYAGGEPPVPRWEPETFLLPPGAPDPFPAGRLVNAVITREEPAPLELRGGRLWPRPAPAGDLHVLALTDRTGRWIARGIIGGFGPGLAALASTYTTNAGVVVLGQTPEAMAEALGRLADLGGGIVLLPRAGEPIAFPLPLAGIQRDGGFGSAARAARRFQEAVAACGYVHADPNYTLLFLSCDFLPDLRATQAGWVRIKTGEVLLPAEARL; this is translated from the coding sequence GTGATCCCCTGCACCCCTGCCCTGCGCGCCCGCCTCATCGCCGTCGCCCAGGAGCTCGAGGCCCCCGATCTGCTCGTGCGGGGCGCCCGGGTGTGGAGCCCGTTCACGGGGGAGGTCGCCCCCGCCGACGTGGCGGTCTGCGGCGACCGGATCGCTCGGGTGGGGCCCTGGGCGGGCCCGGTGGGGGAGGGCACCGAGGTGCTGGAAGCCGCCGGAATGGTGGCCGTGCCCGGTTACGTGGAGCCCCACACCCACCCCTGGCCCTTTGCCAACCCCTTGAGCCTGGGGGAGGCAGCGGCGTGCCGGGGCACGACCTGCCTGGTCTACGACGATCTGCTGCTCCACCTGGCACTGGGGACCGACCGCCTCCGGGCGCTCACCCGCGAGCTCTCCGCCGCGTCGCTGCCCCACGTCTTCTGGGTGGCGCGCATGGCGTCCCAGTCGCGCTTCGAGGGGGAGGAAGAGGTCTTCTCCCGGGAGGCCGTGACCCGGCTCCTGCGCGAGCCCCACGTGCTCGCCACCGGGGAGATGACCCGCTGGACCGACTTCCTCGACCCGGAGCGGGCCCCGCGCCTCCTGGAGATCGTCGAGGATGCCCGGGCCCTGGGGAAGTTTGCCGACGGGCACACCGCGGGGGCGAGCGCAAGGCGGCTCCCGGCGCTGGCGGCGGCGGGCCTTCGTTCCTGCCACGAGGCCATCAACGCCGAGGAGGCCCTGGACCGCCTGCGCCAGGGGCTGTGGGTTCTCCTGCGAAACTCCAGCCTCCGGCGCGACCTGCCGGTGCTCCTGCCCGCCCTGGAGGAGACCGGCTTCGCCGACCGTCTGGCCTACACGACCGACGGCGCCAAGGCGCACCACGTGGAGGAGGCGGGGCTCACGGACCACCTCCTCCGGCTCGCGCTCGGAGCCGGCGTGCCGGCCTCCACGGCCTACCGCATGGCCACCCTGAACCCCGCCACGTTCCTCCGCCTCGAAGAGGATCTGGGGGCCGTGGCCCCGGGCCGGGTCGCCCATGTGAACCTGCTCCGGGATCTGGCGGACCCCACCCCCGAGGTGGTGGTGTGCCGGGGCCGGGTGGCGGCCCGGGGCGGGCAGCTCCTCGCGCCCCCTCCCAGCGCGTCGTTCCCGTGGCGGCGGCACTACGCCGGCGGGGAGCCGCCGGTGCCGCGGTGGGAGCCCGAGACGTTCCTCCTCCCGCCCGGCGCGCCGGACCCGTTTCCGGCGGGGCGCCTCGTCAACGCGGTCATCACCCGGGAAGAACCCGCGCCCCTGGAGCTCCGGGGCGGGCGCCTGTGGCCCCGGCCGGCACCGGCCGGCGACCTCCACGTGCTGGCCCTCACCGACCGCACCGGGAGGTGGATTGCGCGGGGGATCATCGGGGGATTCGGGCCGGGGCTCGCGGCGCTGGCGAGCACCTACACCACCAACGCGGGGGTCGTGGTGCTGGGCCAAACGCCCGAGGCCATGGCGGAGGCGCTCGGGCGCCTCGCGGACCTCGGGGGCGGGATCGTGTTGCTTCCCCGGGCCGGGGAGCCGATCGCGTTCCCCTTGCCCCTGGCGGGCATCCAGCGAGACGGCGGCTTCGGCTCCGCCGCCCGGGCGGCTCGAAGGTTCCAAGAGGCCGTGGCCGCCTGCGGCTACGTCCACGCCGACCCCAACTACACCCTGCTCTTCCTCTCCTGCGACTTCCTGCCGGATCTGCGCGCCACCCAGGCCGGGTGGGTGCGGATCAAGACCGGCGAGGTGCTGCTGCCCGCCGAGGCGAGGCTCTGA
- a CDS encoding PIN domain-containing protein yields MRYLLDTSAVLAHTRGEAGGDRVQALFDEPGSQLFAASISLAEFARRLRELGASPDEARRAAADYAQVLDEVVPVDARVALAAFDLGCEATRRLPLADALIAAAARERGACLVHRDPHFLSLPPHLLPQEDLSRGGS; encoded by the coding sequence TTGCGATACTTGCTCGATACGTCGGCGGTGCTTGCCCACACCCGGGGCGAGGCCGGCGGGGATCGGGTTCAGGCCCTCTTCGATGAACCCGGCTCGCAGCTCTTTGCGGCCAGCATCTCTCTCGCCGAGTTCGCGCGCCGGCTGCGAGAGCTGGGCGCCAGCCCCGACGAGGCTCGCCGGGCTGCGGCCGACTACGCCCAGGTGCTCGACGAGGTGGTGCCAGTGGATGCGCGGGTCGCGCTCGCGGCCTTCGACCTGGGCTGCGAAGCGACCCGCCGTCTTCCCCTCGCCGACGCCCTGATCGCCGCCGCGGCCCGTGAGCGGGGCGCCTGCCTCGTCCATCGCGACCCCCACTTTTTGTCCCTTCCCCCGCATCTCCTGCCTCAGGAAGACCTGTCCCGCGGGGGTTCGTGA
- a CDS encoding AbrB/MazE/SpoVT family DNA-binding domain-containing protein, with the protein MITTVTQKNMVTIPAQVGRAMGIRPGWKLDWEPVAGTDEIRVRVIPDRAELARRLQGSARHFSPERDAVAELVAEREAEG; encoded by the coding sequence ATGATTACCACCGTCACCCAGAAGAACATGGTGACCATCCCCGCCCAGGTGGGGCGCGCGATGGGGATCCGTCCGGGATGGAAGCTCGACTGGGAGCCAGTGGCGGGCACCGACGAGATTCGGGTGCGGGTGATCCCCGATCGCGCCGAGCTGGCACGCCGACTCCAAGGCTCCGCCCGCCACTTTTCCCCGGAGCGCGATGCCGTGGCCGAGTTGGTAGCAGAACGGGAAGCGGAGGGCTGA
- a CDS encoding DUF3553 domain-containing protein produces the protein MRRRIYLQPGDVVYHQGYRIWGQGRVVEVRTSVLEGGPALVRIAFQDGKERTFFNDLDEPNCCYFMGIRFYER, from the coding sequence GTGAGACGGCGGATCTACTTGCAGCCGGGGGACGTGGTGTACCACCAGGGGTACCGGATCTGGGGGCAGGGCCGGGTGGTGGAGGTGCGCACCTCGGTGCTCGAAGGGGGGCCGGCGCTGGTGCGCATCGCCTTCCAGGACGGCAAGGAGCGCACCTTCTTCAACGACCTCGACGAGCCCAACTGCTGCTACTTCATGGGCATCCGCTTCTACGAGCGGTAG
- a CDS encoding VWA domain-containing protein, producing the protein MFLPLFHALKALAVPVTPTEWLALLEALSKGLHRSSLQDFYYLARSLLVKDVVHYDAFDQAFAHCFRGGELPDDWATKDQILQWLKDPLSPLQLSSAEIARMEALGLDDLLRELEDRLRTQDGVHHGGHHWIGTGGTSPFGAYGSHPTGISFAPEAGGGGAVLQAFARRYRNLRSDLTLDVRQIGVALKKLRDLRKEGEETLDVEATVEKTCRNAGEIDLVFGRERENQVRLLLAMDTGGSMEPYRELSERLFSAAHGLNHFKDFRAFYFHNCVYENLYTDLAKGEFVPTAEVVRECARTHRLVVVGDAAMAPYELLIPNGTLERYRTTTVKGIDWLRMLADAFPKRAWLNPLEEPSWGYTDTVATVGSLFPMFPLTLEGLDRAVRQLL; encoded by the coding sequence ATGTTTCTTCCCCTCTTCCACGCCCTGAAAGCCCTCGCGGTTCCGGTCACCCCCACGGAGTGGCTGGCGCTCCTGGAGGCGCTCTCCAAGGGGCTCCACCGGTCGAGCCTCCAGGACTTCTACTACCTGGCCCGCAGCCTCCTGGTGAAGGACGTGGTCCACTACGACGCCTTCGACCAGGCCTTTGCCCACTGCTTCCGCGGCGGGGAGCTCCCCGACGACTGGGCCACCAAGGACCAGATCCTCCAGTGGCTCAAGGATCCCCTCTCCCCGCTCCAGCTCTCCTCGGCGGAGATCGCCCGGATGGAGGCCCTGGGCCTCGACGACCTCCTGCGGGAGCTCGAGGACCGGCTGCGCACCCAGGACGGGGTGCACCACGGGGGGCACCACTGGATCGGCACGGGGGGCACGAGCCCCTTCGGGGCCTACGGCAGCCACCCCACGGGCATCTCCTTTGCCCCGGAAGCCGGAGGAGGGGGCGCGGTCCTCCAGGCCTTCGCCCGGCGGTACCGCAACCTCAGGAGCGACCTCACCCTCGACGTGCGCCAGATCGGGGTGGCGCTCAAGAAGCTCCGGGACCTGCGCAAGGAGGGGGAGGAGACCCTCGACGTGGAGGCCACGGTGGAGAAGACCTGCCGCAACGCCGGGGAGATCGACCTGGTGTTCGGGCGGGAGCGGGAAAACCAGGTGCGCCTCCTCCTCGCCATGGACACGGGGGGCTCCATGGAGCCCTACCGGGAGCTCTCGGAGCGGCTCTTCTCCGCCGCCCACGGCCTGAACCATTTCAAGGACTTCCGGGCCTTCTACTTCCACAACTGCGTATACGAGAACCTCTACACCGACCTGGCCAAGGGCGAGTTCGTGCCCACCGCCGAGGTCGTGCGGGAGTGCGCCCGCACCCACCGGCTGGTCGTCGTGGGCGACGCCGCAATGGCCCCCTACGAGCTCCTCATTCCCAACGGCACCCTCGAGCGCTACCGCACCACCACGGTCAAGGGCATCGACTGGCTGCGGATGCTCGCCGACGCCTTCCCCAAGCGCGCCTGGCTCAACCCCCTGGAAGAGCCTTCCTGGGGGTACACGGACACGGTGGCCACGGTGGGGAGCCTCTTCCCCATGTTCCCCCTCACCCTGGAGGGGCTCGACCGGGCGGTGCGGCAACTTCTCTAG
- a CDS encoding MoxR family ATPase — protein MTDFHQFRGTEGYVASRALQDAVNVALALERPLLIKGEPGTGKTLLAHHVAGGLGMQVLVWNVKSTTKAREGLYVYDTVARLNDARFGDGDVRDISRYIKLGPLGRACASPERVVLLIDEVDKADIEFPNDLLHELDQMSFEILETGETVRARQRPAVIVTSNSEKELPDAFLRRCVFHYIDFPDEAQMRAIVGVHFPGLPEQLLADSLRVFYGLREVTGLRKKPSTSELLDWIRVLLASGARLPEPEAGFGSVPYLGALVKMQEDADTLARNAARSADPRTAGKRYFR, from the coding sequence ATGACCGACTTCCACCAGTTTCGCGGCACCGAAGGCTACGTGGCCTCCCGGGCCCTCCAGGACGCCGTCAACGTGGCCCTGGCGCTGGAGCGCCCGCTCCTCATCAAGGGGGAGCCGGGCACGGGCAAGACGCTCCTGGCCCATCACGTGGCCGGCGGCCTCGGGATGCAGGTCCTGGTGTGGAACGTCAAGTCCACCACCAAGGCCCGGGAGGGGCTCTACGTGTACGACACGGTGGCGCGCTTGAACGACGCCCGCTTCGGCGACGGCGACGTGCGCGACATCTCCCGGTACATCAAGCTCGGTCCCCTCGGCCGGGCCTGCGCGAGCCCGGAGCGGGTGGTGCTCCTCATCGACGAGGTGGACAAGGCCGACATCGAGTTCCCCAACGACCTCCTCCACGAGCTCGACCAGATGAGCTTCGAGATCCTGGAGACCGGCGAGACGGTGCGGGCCCGGCAGCGGCCCGCCGTCATCGTCACCTCCAATTCCGAGAAGGAGCTGCCCGACGCCTTTCTGCGCCGCTGCGTCTTCCACTACATCGACTTCCCCGACGAGGCCCAGATGCGGGCCATCGTGGGGGTGCACTTTCCCGGCCTCCCGGAACAGCTCCTGGCCGACAGCCTGCGGGTCTTCTACGGCCTTCGCGAGGTGACGGGCCTACGGAAGAAGCCCTCCACCTCCGAGCTCCTGGACTGGATCCGGGTGCTCCTGGCCAGCGGGGCCCGGCTGCCCGAGCCCGAGGCCGGCTTCGGCTCCGTGCCGTACCTGGGCGCCCTGGTGAAGATGCAGGAAGACGCCGACACCCTGGCCCGCAACGCCGCCCGCTCCGCCGACCCGCGCACCGCGGGGAAGAGGTATTTTCGGTAA
- a CDS encoding radical SAM protein has translation MWTPGSLDYEGAIYRPPSEARSLILQATVGCSHGRCTFCPSYQEKRFRIKERSTVEADLRKAARLYPHTKRLFVADGDALILPMDYWRWLLPAIREHLPSVQRVGAYATARAVRKKSDEDLSWLREHGLRILYLGLESGDDETLRYVKKDSDAAQMVEAGRRMKAAGITLSVTVLLGIAPPGRSRDHARETGRVLSAMDPQFVGALSVMLCEGTEMATLAARGAHPVPEPLDLLRELREMLAHTDLSGGSFMANHASNYLPLKVRMPEEKDEALALLDQALAGQVALRPEAYRAL, from the coding sequence GTGTGGACCCCCGGTTCCCTCGATTACGAGGGCGCGATCTACCGCCCGCCCAGTGAAGCCCGCTCCCTCATCCTCCAGGCCACGGTGGGGTGCTCCCACGGGCGGTGCACCTTTTGCCCGAGCTACCAGGAGAAGCGCTTTCGCATTAAGGAGCGCTCCACGGTGGAGGCGGACCTGCGCAAGGCCGCCCGGCTCTACCCCCACACAAAGCGCCTCTTCGTCGCCGACGGCGACGCCCTCATCCTTCCCATGGACTACTGGCGGTGGCTCCTGCCGGCGATTCGCGAGCACCTGCCCTCGGTGCAGCGGGTGGGCGCCTACGCTACCGCCCGGGCCGTGCGCAAGAAGAGCGACGAGGACCTCTCGTGGCTGAGGGAGCACGGGCTGCGCATCCTGTACCTGGGCCTCGAGAGCGGCGACGACGAGACCCTGCGGTACGTGAAGAAGGACTCGGACGCGGCACAGATGGTGGAGGCGGGCCGACGGATGAAGGCCGCCGGGATCACCCTCTCGGTCACGGTGCTCCTGGGCATCGCCCCCCCGGGGCGCAGCCGCGACCACGCCCGGGAGACGGGCCGGGTGCTCTCGGCCATGGACCCCCAGTTCGTCGGGGCCCTCTCGGTGATGCTGTGCGAGGGTACCGAGATGGCGACGCTGGCCGCCCGGGGCGCGCACCCGGTGCCCGAGCCCCTGGACCTCCTGCGGGAGCTCCGGGAGATGCTCGCCCACACCGACCTCTCCGGCGGCAGCTTCATGGCCAACCACGCCTCCAACTACCTCCCCCTCAAGGTGCGGATGCCCGAGGAAAAGGACGAGGCCCTCGCCCTGCTCGATCAAGCCCTGGCCGGCCAGGTCGCCCTGCGCCCCGAGGCCTACCGGGCGCTGTAG
- a CDS encoding Crp/Fnr family transcriptional regulator, whose protein sequence is MPADAAEIRSVPLFAGLEEAQLGRIQEIARVVEKPRRDVIFREGEPAEGIYVLLSGRVKIYKLSPDGKEHILHVVRPGQAFAEAAVFMPGGYPAYAEALQKSRALLLPKEPFLALLREEPAISLAIIATLSRYLKQFADRIEDLSLKDVSARLARWFLATAQEKGRDFWDLEITKGELASQIGTVSETLSRTLRKFQDAGWLQVRGRFVKILDKAALQETAHGEPQGDGEED, encoded by the coding sequence ATGCCCGCCGATGCCGCCGAGATCCGCTCGGTCCCCCTGTTTGCCGGTCTCGAGGAGGCCCAGCTGGGCCGGATCCAGGAGATCGCCCGGGTGGTGGAGAAGCCGCGCCGGGACGTGATCTTCCGGGAGGGGGAGCCCGCCGAGGGCATCTACGTGCTGCTCTCCGGCAGGGTGAAGATCTACAAGCTCTCCCCCGACGGCAAGGAGCACATCCTCCACGTGGTGCGGCCGGGACAGGCGTTTGCCGAGGCGGCGGTCTTCATGCCCGGGGGGTATCCGGCCTACGCCGAGGCCCTCCAGAAGTCCCGCGCCCTCCTGCTGCCCAAGGAGCCCTTCCTCGCGCTCCTGCGGGAGGAGCCCGCCATCAGCCTGGCCATCATCGCCACCCTGTCGCGCTACCTCAAGCAGTTCGCCGACCGCATCGAGGATCTCTCGCTCAAGGACGTCTCCGCCCGGCTGGCCCGCTGGTTCCTCGCCACCGCCCAGGAGAAGGGGAGGGACTTCTGGGATCTGGAGATCACCAAGGGGGAGCTGGCGAGCCAGATCGGAACCGTGAGCGAAACCCTCTCGCGCACCCTGCGCAAGTTCCAGGACGCCGGTTGGCTCCAGGTGCGGGGCCGCTTCGTGAAGATTCTCGACAAGGCCGCCCTCCAGGAGACCGCCCACGGGGAGCCCCAGGGGGATGGAGAGGAAGATTGA
- a CDS encoding 4Fe-4S binding protein, protein MSYVITDKCEKCGDCVEECPVEAITEGEDKYVIDADTCVDCGTCAEVCPVGAAVPEDEA, encoded by the coding sequence ATGTCCTACGTAATTACCGACAAGTGCGAGAAGTGCGGCGACTGTGTGGAGGAGTGCCCCGTCGAGGCCATCACCGAGGGTGAGGACAAGTACGTGATCGACGCCGACACCTGCGTGGACTGCGGCACCTGCGCCGAGGTCTGCCCGGTGGGAGCCGCCGTCCCCGAAGACGAGGCCTGA